The following are encoded together in the Humulus lupulus chromosome 5, drHumLupu1.1, whole genome shotgun sequence genome:
- the LOC133834259 gene encoding uncharacterized protein LOC133834259 gives MAFMKVFLALLLLAVVASTTHARVDFLGLISDNGAPFCPVGPTKCASCSCEVESGKLKCVRRDTRRGACPSTCGNPCLCDRSACPLCQCSYEVVGCPRICPTTTSTKIFN, from the exons ATGGCGTTCATGAAGGTTTTTCTTGCTCTGCTTTTGTTGGCTGTGGTGGCTTCAACAACTCATGCTCGTGTTGATTTTTTGGGGTTGATTTCGGACAATGGTGCTCCCTTTTGTCCAGTtg GACCAACGAAATGTGCTAGCTGTAGTTGCGAAGTGGAATCTGGGAAGCTTAAGTGCGTTCGTAGAGACACAAGAAGAGGTGCTTGCCCATCAACCTGCGGCAATCCATGCCTCTGCGACAGATCAGCCTGTCCACTTTGTCAATGCAGCTACGAGGTCGTAGGATGCCCTAGAATATGCCCAACAACCACTTCGACGAAGATATTCAACTAA
- the LOC133834257 gene encoding uncharacterized protein LOC133834257 has protein sequence MVRMNVIYSLMWSFCYMSHLPSSMFLIHRSLSPPTATVHRLGSSLSSAASVLAWIENSKEKTNIHSERICMDRKLFQAATDGELEVFREKVSELQLLLTPERNTVLHVHIITTSRTLIKQPSWKGS, from the exons ATGGTTCGCATGAATGTGATCTACTCGCTGATGTGGTCATTTTGTTATATGTCACACCTACCTTCGTCGATGTTTCTGATACACCGCTCACTGTCGCCACCAACCGCTACTGTGCACCGCTTGG GATCATCGTTAAGCTCAGCAGCGTCGGTTTTAGCTTGGAttgaaaattctaaggag AAAACAAACATCCATAGTGAGCGCATTTGCATGGATCGCAAGTTGTTCCAAGCTGCAACTGATGGTGAACTTGAAGTCTTCAGGGAAAAGGTTAGTGAACTCCAACTGTTATTGACCCCAGAAAGAAATACAGTGCTCCATGTCCATATCATCACTACTTCAAGAACACTAATCAAACAACCTTCGTGGAAGGGATCCTAG